A single genomic interval of Spirosoma taeanense harbors:
- a CDS encoding transposase — MEAIFYLTKKGSTWRDLPDRFPPWQTVYWYFRK, encoded by the coding sequence GTGGAAGCCATCTTTTATCTGACCAAGAAGGGCAGTACCTGGCGGGATTTGCCCGACCGCTTTCCGCCCTGGCAGACGGTCTACTGGTACTTTAGAAAATAG